A window from Toxoplasma gondii ME49 chromosome IX, whole genome shotgun sequence encodes these proteins:
- a CDS encoding hypothetical protein (encoded by transcript TGME49_267725) translates to MRGPERRKETDAASQQARRSTAPLGGTTDRNDWQGWTSEGVEVMSSSGVRREVESRPEHWCDGSRRQPAVKHLRTEDVEVVDKKGEAETVFRGDRSEEDEESDGDDPVVSAELVLLNFPELANTRFFASSQESPAIVTPQSLSSVCAPAASLSSCPTAQSSCSSDDVNGPSDFSPRSASSTRPTEAEPPPRKACGSETADRDAPADVCCAAVSAAAAVRSLGNSLRSDKEQGEKTQRKNEYASPGADSQSVGASVTSSSGACAVQLRGLTTAQPLALVGDCFSFVGRQVRDPLETVVLLRKADSRKIAAGPQRLSVAESRPPVLPENVCSSGEAGNGSSPCTGKTESFTDRGTRKRGKEGNDEIDVVAGLVGRSIDFIVDIQAAAGLAAVERSS, encoded by the coding sequence atgcgggggccggagcgaaggaaagaaaccgATGCTGCCTCGCAGCAGGCACGGCGTAGCACAGCGCCTCTAGGAGGAACAACGGACAGAAATGACTGGCAAGGGTGGACTAGTGAAGGCGTTGAAGTCATGAGTAGCTCCGGAGTTCGGCGAGAGGTTGAGAGTCGCCCAGAGCACTGGTGCGACGGGTCGCGACGCCAACCAGCGGTCAAGCACCTCCGCACAGAAGACGTGGAAGTTGTCGACAAAAAGGGGGAGGCTGAGACTGTCTTTAGGGGAGACAGatcagaagaagacgaagaaagtgACGGTGACGATCCCGTAGTATCCGCCGAGCTCGTTCTCCTCAATTTTCCGGAGTTGGCCAACACCCGGTTCTTCGCATCCTCTCAAGAGAGTCCAGCCATCGTTACCCCCCAGAGTCTGTCATCTGTTTGCGCTCCTGcagcctctctttcttcatgTCCCACCGCGCAATCCAGCTGCTCATCCGACGATGTGAACGGTCCGTCAGATTTCTCCCCCcgatctgcttcttccacgCGTCCTACCGAGGCGGAGCCTCCACCTCGAAAAGCCTGTGGGTCTGAAACTGCCGATCGCGATGCTCCAGCAGACGTCTGTTGTGCCGCTGTCTCGGCGGCGGCCGCTGTGCGGTCTCTCGGAAATTCCCTGCGATCTGATAAGgaacagggagaaaaaactcaACGGAAGAATGAGTACGCGTCGCCTGGTGCGGACAGTCAGTCTGTCGGCGCATCTGTGACTTCTTCATCAGGTGCGTGTGCGGTACAGCTTCGCGGCTTGACAACTGCGCAGCCGCTAGCATTGGTCGGCGactgtttttccttcgtggGCCGCCAAGTTCGAGATCCTCTGGAAACAGTCGTTTTGCTGCGGAAGGCAGACAGTAGAAAGATTGCGGCTGGACCACAGCGGCTGTCCGTTGCGGAGTCTCGACCGCCCGTTTTGCCCGAAAATGTTTGCAGCAGCGGTGAGGCGGGGAACGGAAGTAGTCCTTGCACCGGAAAGACCGAGAGTTTCACGGACCgcggaacgaggaagagagggaaagagggAAACGATGAGATAGATGTTGTGGCGGGACTGGTCGGCCGATCTATTGACTTCATCGTCGACATTCAGGCAGCCGCGGGCCTTGCTGCAGTAGAACGAAGCAGCTGA